The region atatgtaaaatgatttaaatcgtgtttcaaaacgtaaataaatctttttagcaatatttcttgatacaaatcgtctttcgaaattaggttatgaaacagttttcacaagttttcgtatttttgcgatcataatatagaatttctccatagaaagttccagaagtgtgcattaaatgcTCACCCACAGaccttctctttagctggtgagtccccaaaagtatcttgtccatattatacgaaataatttagctcaaaactgataatttatacaattaatcagagctacagcaaacagtgagtccctcctttacaaaatgaaatataattacaaaattgaatgaaaataggttactaacactaatatatatttacattaattctatttttgttctttctgtgcaaaatgtcctaatattgacacagtacaatatttaaacatcaccaaagtttccctttacattttgcatatctgtatcgatatcccctaaaagtctacagtattgaatacttcaatatgtcccaatatgtcttgTAATGTTacactctacatgcggcgctgtctgccatccatgcagcagcagcgccaccaaagcggccagccagccagccgccgCTAGACTAAGACTCAAttgtgatttgactgttaaagtgtacacacatcttactctgttcacttgatctgtgactttcatgtattgcatcttccttgaaatatatttgttcaacttgaagttataacaattggcgatgaggtagtgatttttcttttccatcgttgacccacaagTTTctatggctactttagagcaactattgcaaggtctcatagaacagcaaacacttctcacaAACGCGATTCGTGATTTTGTCGCTGCATAAAATGTGGGGCATCTCTCATCGTTGTCTCTACCTCCTATTCCTCCTTACAGCAAGACGGCGGAAGACTGATTTGAttatgaaaaacgtcttcgacagtacttcttggtatttcatgtcgcggacaaacaaacatgtaagtctctgttcctttcatggatttcatctcaaatgtatcggttgttgtcacaattggctcctttgaaagattctgcatctttgtcctttgctgaaatgtgctcacttctgtctgtctatttttgAAAGGAAACACATGTGGTAGCCTATTGTGTTAACTTTTATCGTTTttaaaacaaccgaatcaatcctatcacGCTTGGGCTGatgaacttcatggcctcagttGAAAGTGCCAATTTGTTACTgatgttcacaaagaatcctatgccgattccatggtacgggatgctataaTCTGATCGGTGcccaacaaagaagttaggcaacgtgcccttcagttgacaaatctgactctagatgaactcccatccatcgctcagtcttttgaaatttctcgcaccgctggagcgcaaatagagccATGGGGCGACGTCGAGGAAATATAACCTatgtgcgatgttgacgaagcatGTGGCATGTCCCCACCAGCCGATGTGGCCACAATAcgctcccaagtgcagcctcggcctaaccgtaaacaaacttctaagaaactgcagcaaaacccacagcaacttccttcatgtccgtggtgttttacgaaacattcacgagaagattgtccacaacattgggccgtgtgtcataaatgcaaaaaaaaaaaaaaaaaaaaaaaaaaaaaaagggtcatgtgtcatccgtttgcaaaccTGACAGCATACATGACATTCATGAACATGACGGTGgtactgattctgtgttgtctgtcaattgcacttcttctctttcagggaagttattcctcactgtccaaatacttggtcgagatgttcacatgcaggtggatactggttctgctgccactatcatcaattctcagacgtatcttcagttgggttctccaatcctatcacctgtcactaggcaattacggatgtACAATAAACAGAAGCTTTCTCTCTTGAGACAATTTGATGCTGCGGTAtattacaaatctgtcattcgcactgttcccatatttgtggttgacCATAGTAACGAGGAGAATGtttttggtttcaatgcctttcgtgtttttgggttctccatagatgactctgttagTATTGACTCTGATGCTATTCCATATGCTcacttggattccttgtcgacgacattttcgtcccttctTTCTCCTGGGTTAGCCCgtacaaacgactttgaagctcatatcatgctcaaacccactgctcggcctatgTTTTTTTGGgcttggcccattcctgtggcccttcgtgatcagatCAAacaggagctggatcgtctcactgcttcaggggtcttgcttcctgccACTTCCAGTGAGTTGTCCTCTCCTGTCGTCGTCGTTGCTAAGTccaatggtgatattcatctctgtggaaATTTcagagccactgtaaatgctcaatgcctcatcgacacttaccctatgccccgacctgaagaattgttcactaaacttgctggaagcCAGTATTTTACTAAACTTGAggtgtcagaagcttatcatcaacttcctcttgaccctgcttcctggcagtttatggtccttaacatgcctttcggtctctatcaataccaatgattgTCATTGGGGGTaacagcgcccctgctctctttcagcgattcttggcacaattattgctccctgtccctgggtgtataaattacacgGACGactttgttgtcactggctccaccgctgacaaacatcttcaaaatctccgcacactttttcatgtcttacagactgcctgtcttaagtgtaatctccagaaatcaaaattttgtcaggcatctatcacgtacttggggcttcaactctctcgggatggtatttgtctgcttcagcaaactgtcgctgcgatcagtgcccttccttgccctacatctgttaaggaactgctgtCCTTCtttgggaaaatagcatactatcacaggtttttaccatctgctgcttcggtggctcatacgttgcatcgcctgttgcataaaaatgtgccttttcactggtccgcgtcatgcattgcggctttccagaaactgaagactatgctgaaacaggccccgtgcctggctacttatcgacctggccaacatcttgttcttcccATGAACAtctctcaatacggggtcggtgcagtccttgcgcaccgtttttctgacggttctgaacaacccatcgcttatgcctccaaaacactcacgcgtgcccaacaaaagtattctcaaattgaaaaagaagctttggccattatttatgctcttcaaaagtttggtgtttttctctatgattccaaatttcatcttgttacggagcacaaaccacttgtttccttgtttcatccatcaacatcacttcccgacaaggcttcacaccacctccagcgttgggctctttacttgatcaacatgcaaatgctgatgcactgtcttgccttcccatgggtcctgatctgtcaTTCAATAGGGACAAACTTTTGCGTTTCCACCTGGATgctgccgagcagcgggttgtggaagggttccccatcaccgggaacCGGCTGCTaagggttctgaccctaccctctcccgggttttatgctgtattcagaatGGTTGGCTAGATTGTCTGTCCACTAAGTCTTCTGATCTGTTGCGGAACTATTACACTTTGCGTTACCGtgtcacggctagggatggtgttagcCTCCTTTCCCCTGAAAATACTTCGCCgtatgttgtggtacctgcgtctttgcgtgcttcggtcttgcgcctccttcgcCAAGAGCACTAAGGTGTCTctcacacaaaatctctggcgcgccgtcatgtgtactggcccggcatcgactctgaaattgcACACATGGTCGATGCCTGTGGCCCTTGTGCATCGCAGACCGCCGcctcgaagtcatctttgtcaccgtggccttcgcctgagaagtccTGGGAGCATGTTCATGCTAACTTCACGGGACCTTTTTTACGTATTTATTGGCTTCttgttattgacgcctactctaactttcctttcattgtccattgcatgtcgcctaccaccacggcaaccaccaatgctctagctcacattttctctttggaaggccttccctctactcttgttactgataatggtctgcaattttcCCCTTCCGATTTTGCAAATTTTTGTGCCCATCACAGCGTCATGGATGTCACAGCCCCTCCGTTGCATTCATAGTCAAATGATGAGGCTGAAtcactggtccgcacatttaaggctcatatGAGGaagctcctgacttcttctgctgctgatgatgcgcttctccaatttctggcttcttaccgtttcacccccatgggtgacCACAACCTGGCTGAACTCTTACATGGCCCACAGCCCCACACGCTACTTCACCTTCTgcagccttccacctcacggccgcgtGTGCCTTCgctggccggttcaccgccgacgaCTTTATATATGCGTATGGGGATATGGCACCTTACAACACCGTGgccaatgcctgtatgaaatccagatggacacgggtgttgcagtgtgtcattcggaccagcttcgacctcgtgtgccggcaacgcctgttccatatgctgctacaccacctttggctctacctgacGCTCAGGATACTGGAATCtttcattactcacaatgcagtcctctcaccatcatatcggcgccagcacaagaactgacatcaccaggagatgtgcccatgcaggaaccagattaccatcatctgtcggagcaactctactcatctccttctcctacggacgcggacacatcgcccatgtctcctgtgacaacaactggacttgccgcaacgggtagattggtgcatggggccccagcagattcgaccccaaCGTCTCCTGCCATTTCGGCCCGTTATCATCAGGGACACTTCCGTCCATACAGGAAGCCTCCTCGTCGAGACTTtacagccagtcaaacaacacctatggacattatcaatctacaggccacctccttcaagacctgtgcaaaaacttcaaaggggggaaaagtgttgtgattcgccaatctttcaaagtgccgccatgcAGTTACGcatgtcctctacatgcggcgccgtgttccagccatgcagcagcagcgccatctaagcggccagccagccagtggccactagtctcggactcagttatgatttgacagtTTAAGTGTACatacatcttactctgtttacttgatctgtgactttcatgtattgcatcttccttgaaatatatttgttcaacttgaagttataacatgctgtgttgtggttggaaggagagccaacaccgtgttactggaggaggctgaaatgcacatgttttagctcatgcaggctggcgtgatgtttggaacaggacaaggaaattagaaaaatggacgtagctggtggaatacttaactttaatccattaatgataaacatcgctcttgacggtacatgattgacaatatcaatagtaactgaatatggcaccttgctaggtcatagcaaaggacgtagctgaaggctatgctaaactatcatctcggcaaatgagagcgtattttgtcagtgaaccatcactagcaaagtcagttgtacaactggggcgagtgctaggaagtctctctagacctgccatgtggtggcgctcggtctgcaatcactgatagtggtgacacgcgggtccgacgcatactactgGACCACGGCTGATTTAataggctaccacgtagcaagtgtggtatctggcggtgacaccacatgctgTAAGTCAGTTGCCCTGGGAAAAGGAGGCAGGGCTTGTCTCAGCACCAAATGTGATTACAAGTCAATCGCAAGTTTCCGCTCCCAGTTTCCTCCGTTCAGAGGCCAACTAAAATTGTGTGATCAGTGAGTGGCTGACAAAGTTAATAATTAAACAGATAGATCACTAAAGTACATGAAAAAATAGTAAAATAGTAACTCAGTATGGCATATATAAATTTTGCATGTTATGTGATCCAcagtgggaagtcatttatgtaaatgagaaaCAGTAATGGGCCTAACACACTCCCATGAGGGACTAACCAGCACTCTGTACATTGCTTTGCATGACGGGTATTGATCTGTGAGAAAATACATACTACAGATTTCATAAAATACATaactaactgatatatatataaaaaacattgCTTCACATAACACTTATTTATCTGAGAGGACAAGCATACTGCACTACTGAGTTcagaaaataaataactagtaGACATTCAGAAAAGAACATACACACATAAACAACATAGTAATATTTGAACTCTGCAGGCTATATCATTATCACATtaaatgttgtaggaaagttcttgtagaatgtaaatactctACAATTAAAGAAAACCGCTCAACacaaagcagaagcattgagttgttgataggcacaCACGAAAGGAAGAAAACTTGCTGGCTTTTGGAGTTACCCTTTGATGTGCTACAGTAAAATACACAAACTCATAGATACGCCACTGTCCCCACATGATGCTGGTTAGACTAATAGTGCCTGTTAATTTTGTGATTTGGTTTCTGGCTTCCTGAACATTATCAGCTAGTAATGCTGTCATCTGCAAATTCCAAGCAATTTAAGTTTATTTGATCTTTCTTCATTCCAATTCTTATGTTTTTAGGATTTTCCTTGTAACATGCCCTTACAACGTATTCCAGAGCACAGCTGAAAAGTAATGGCGACAAACTATCTCCCCAGCTTAATTGTAAATGGGTCCAATATTTGTACTCTGCTTATAGGCTCTGATATACAACTGTAAAATTTATATTCATTTGTCCATTTACAGACTCTCACATATATTAAGTGGACAAACTGACTTAGCCATATGTCTCCTGCTGTTCAGACACTCTATTGCTTATTGTACCAGGTCAGATTCTAAGAATTCCTGTATGCTGTAAAGACAGTATTCTATTGGAAGTGATCCTAGATTAGTTCTAAAATCTTTTAGCTCTGTGACGTTCTTTATTAGTGCTTGAATATGATTGTATAATCTTATTCCCGTATGTTTAACACTTTTGCTGTCAGATAGAATGGGGAACCAACCTAAGTGAGTTTTTGATCTTTTTGCATGGTGGTGACTTCCAGAGTTCCAGTCCAGTATACTGCTTTTTTTAGCATTTTTAATCATACTCCTAAAACATTTCTTGTATGTTGTAACGTATTCTATTAAGTATTTATCTTTATTATCTCCTTTTTTTAAAGTTGGTTTGGATGAACTAGAGTTTGACTCGATAACCTAGTAGTAGGAGACATCCACTGGCTTGCTTTTAATTTGTACAAACTGTGCTGACATCAAtagcaataaataaattatttgcctGTGGTATTTTATTATGTATATTTTAGGTTAAAATAAAAGCGTACTGCTGATATTCAATTGAAGAATTCCTTCAAGGTAATTTGAATAACAATTCGCGAATACATGGCTCTAGTTCTAGCAAATCTATTATTTACTACTTATTTACTCAAATAATGTGTACTTATAGAGTGTAATCactcaaataatacatacatcaaTATTCTGAAACTGGAAAGGTGTATGGTTAACACCTACTTGTTCATATATGTGGGCAGGCACATTACCTTTATTACCAATTCTATGTCATTCACTTGCCATGCCTGGACAGATAGCATCTTTCAGTAATATTAGCACAATAAAATGAATGCAATATTGCAATGTAAAACATGACACTAAAACACACAGACAGGATACATAtaacttcaaaatttattttaatggtacaataaattcattatatttgaccTTGCTTTAGCAGCTGTAGTAGTTTTTGCATATTCTTGCTTCATGTCTATCATACTTCCCATGGTTTAAGAATTCTGCCACTAAATAGAAGCAGTGATCTAATAAGAATGCACTTAGGGaaacagagaaaatgaagaaataactttAATTTTACATGCAGACTATTGTACATTTGTATTGTATTGGCTATTTATATTGGACATTTTAAAGGCTGTTGTCATTACTGACTGAACAAAGAGTATGTCTTTTTGCCTGGTATTATGTTCATGTACTTTACAGATTTTATTTACCTCTTTGATATTTTTCCTCACATATCTACAATTTTTCTAGAATAAAAAGACAGGAGAGAGGGAGTATGGAAGACTTCTGACAGAGGGGCCCTACATGAGTCAGTCTGTTTTGCATGGTTCATTGTTCTTATAGCCCTTTTTTGGATCAGGTAGATTACAGGGCTAACAGCTGTGTCaccccagaatataattccatatgGTAGGATACTGTGGAACTGGGCAAAGTATGCAATTCTAACAGTGTGGAAGCTTGCTTTGTGTGCAAGTAAGCATGAACTGTAGTCtacttttttcagtgttttatttgtttttgttttatgtgactgccatttaaaatcattttgaagactaaaaattttgtttccagtgAGGATATAATTCCACTGTCATTTATTGTCACAGAAGTGTTGCAAGCTTCCCCTTTCAAACAGAAATTAAGCacagttattttagaaatgttTATTATTAGTTTATTTCCTCCAAACCAGTCATTTAGTTGGTCTGTAGcttcatttatgttttcttgtaGCTGTGTTTGTGTTTCCCTTGTAAGGATGCTTGTGTCATGTGCAAACAAAATACTTAGTTGCAACTGTATGTTTAcatctaggtcatttatatatagaaGGAAAGGAATAGGCACGAGAATGGATCTTGCATCTGAAAAATATGTTCTAGTGCTGTAATTTAGTTCATAAGCTATTACTAGTTTTTGTTTCAGATTTGTCAGGTAGGAGGAGAGCTATTTTAATGCGGTGCCTCTAATGCCATACTTTTGGAGTTCTACCAGCAGGATTCTGTGGTCCAAAATGTCTAAAGTTTTGCTTAGATCTAAGAAAATATCAGCAGGATTTTCTTTATTATCCAGTGCTTCTACAGCATTTTGCAAGAAATTATATATGGCTTTGGTTGTAGATTTATTTTTCCAAAAACCCTCTTGGGCATCATCAAGGATTTTGTTCTTATCCAGAAATACCATACACCTGTTATACATGATTCTTTGACAAAAAT is a window of Schistocerca gregaria isolate iqSchGreg1 chromosome 8, iqSchGreg1.2, whole genome shotgun sequence DNA encoding:
- the LOC126285241 gene encoding uncharacterized protein LOC126285241, which encodes MSNDKFISDLENKSKAIWKVIKQEGNSKRENITLNCDNKRIIDPQQIANFFRQCMVFLDKNKILDDAQEGFWKNKSTTKAIYNFLQNAVEALDNKENPADIFLDLSKTLDILDHRILLVELQKYGIRGTALK